A single Nostoc sp. PCC 7107 DNA region contains:
- a CDS encoding tetratricopeptide repeat protein, with protein MSDSLPLRDRYLALIDEIVQLTLQGKISSVEMVYQMLQKGITSGTGEIFELALSDRLSTIQSQVDSEKDELKKAKANRSLRAIKTIQNQWQRYWEQNKAIEAIALAVREITTASADERLSTFLRFTDPNQKQPFNSSQLQQLAKGLQQFAQLDTDIEQISQGIMRGLAGWQKLQDHLISWMYEQNRELGFGGVPGENGPWATWAKKVNSEFPQALFRSLALEQSAIEFAQQRRNIILSDWVEMTLILQYLQRGLVSWFDQQPYNVQAGSKLSISTFLTFAVIWSQLASGFGNTAAIYGDGGSQIMLQILRNFAQRAYFPLYGGIFASFSGSYLRNALDYLDEPLRQVEGTQEKARILTLLGYSQRALGQYQRSINFHQQALEIARYAGDRPCEIANLNHLSRTYVQEKDYGEAINYSQRALILSRQAGDRTGEANALVNLGYSKVMQAQQLEQIEPESYEMPINYLAQGLKLLDKLGDIQSKALCLSSLGIAYLVIDEAPTAIKYLEDGFKTAQTCGDLYLQGRNLAYLAEAYYQLQNAEKAIYTGGLGMYILEQIASSEWKQPAGLLTILQGQIGKEAFQNLLQQHRSKIMAIIGVDGYDHIPAILTTYQQDI; from the coding sequence GTGTCAGACTCTCTGCCATTGCGCGATCGCTACCTCGCTTTAATTGACGAAATTGTGCAACTCACCCTCCAGGGCAAAATTAGCTCGGTGGAGATGGTGTACCAAATGTTGCAAAAAGGTATAACATCTGGTACAGGGGAAATATTTGAGTTAGCGTTGAGCGATCGCTTGAGTACCATCCAAAGTCAGGTAGACAGCGAAAAGGATGAACTCAAAAAAGCCAAGGCTAACCGCAGTCTCAGAGCAATTAAAACAATTCAAAATCAATGGCAACGTTATTGGGAACAAAATAAAGCCATAGAAGCGATCGCCTTAGCAGTTCGAGAAATTACCACCGCTTCCGCAGATGAACGCCTCTCTACATTCTTGCGTTTCACTGATCCCAATCAAAAGCAACCATTCAACTCATCACAATTACAACAGTTAGCCAAAGGTTTACAACAATTTGCTCAATTAGATACTGATATCGAACAAATCTCACAAGGCATTATGCGTGGTTTGGCTGGTTGGCAAAAACTCCAAGACCACTTGATTAGTTGGATGTATGAGCAAAATCGAGAATTGGGGTTTGGCGGCGTACCAGGAGAAAATGGCCCTTGGGCAACTTGGGCAAAAAAAGTTAACAGCGAGTTCCCCCAAGCGCTGTTTCGCAGTTTAGCTTTGGAACAATCGGCAATCGAATTTGCCCAACAGCGACGTAATATCATCCTCAGCGATTGGGTAGAAATGACGTTGATATTACAGTATTTGCAACGCGGGTTAGTCAGTTGGTTTGACCAACAACCATATAATGTGCAAGCAGGCTCAAAATTATCAATTTCGACTTTTTTGACCTTTGCCGTGATTTGGAGTCAGTTAGCGAGTGGTTTTGGCAACACTGCGGCTATCTATGGTGATGGTGGTTCCCAAATTATGCTGCAAATTCTGCGGAATTTTGCCCAGCGGGCATATTTTCCCCTGTATGGTGGGATATTTGCTTCTTTTTCAGGTAGTTATTTACGCAACGCCTTAGATTATTTAGATGAACCATTACGCCAAGTTGAGGGAACCCAAGAAAAAGCCAGAATTTTGACGTTATTGGGTTATTCACAGCGAGCTTTAGGACAATATCAACGCTCGATTAATTTTCATCAGCAAGCATTAGAAATAGCCAGATATGCAGGCGATCGCCCCTGTGAAATTGCCAATCTCAACCACCTCAGCCGCACCTATGTACAGGAAAAAGATTATGGCGAGGCGATTAATTATAGCCAACGGGCGTTAATCTTGAGTCGGCAAGCAGGCGATCGCACAGGTGAAGCCAATGCTTTGGTAAATTTGGGTTACAGCAAAGTTATGCAGGCGCAACAATTAGAACAAATTGAACCAGAAAGTTATGAAATGCCAATTAATTATTTAGCACAAGGTTTAAAGTTATTAGATAAATTAGGAGATATCCAAAGTAAAGCCTTGTGTTTGAGTAGTTTAGGTATTGCTTATCTTGTAATTGATGAAGCGCCAACTGCGATTAAATATTTAGAAGATGGTTTTAAAACAGCACAAACTTGCGGAGACTTATATCTTCAAGGACGAAATTTAGCATATTTAGCTGAAGCTTATTATCAACTACAAAATGCCGAAAAAGCCATTTATACTGGTGGTTTGGGAATGTATATTTTAGAGCAGATTGCTTCTAGTGAATGGAAACAGCCCGCAGGTTTATTAACAATTTTGCAAGGACAAATAGGCAAAGAAGCATTCCAAAATCTATTACAACAACACCGTTCTAAAATTATGGCGATTATCGGTGTTGATGGCTATGATCACATCCCAGCAATATTAACAACATATCAGCAAGATATTTAA
- a CDS encoding slipin family protein, protein MWKTFYIKPNEIGILYHRSDFKKILQPGTYTYFGKHWQVTTYNLNQPEAKIENLELLLRNHSSELQEHLVVVRTGFNQAALVHWGQNWVSVPPNQLRAFWRGFIEVETHLFNLNESLALPAEFVQQLRGIALNGIKKFQISEYEIGLLYVQNNFIQPLESGEYAFWATDRDVTVRTLSRIVPNPDFPLEEVLIERHPEFVAAYCETVQLQNQQVAIARYQGKVIAILKPCSRKLFWRGMEVEVIDINTDATLPPRLIAELVSGLPETLTLSRNCLHICEVPAQYLGLLYINQEFQTQLQPGMHVWWVFGRSVQTQVFDLRQQTLEVSGQDILSKDKVPLRLNLTAGYRIIDPLRAKNGLADIVGYLYKELQFALRGAVGERTLDALLEDKGAIDNSIFEYISQRTADYGIEVDSVGVKDIILPGEIKTILSKVVEAEKTAQANVVRRREETAATRSMLNTARVMEDNPVALRLKELEILERIAEKIEKIQVNGSLDSILTELIRINR, encoded by the coding sequence ATGTGGAAAACGTTCTATATCAAACCTAACGAAATTGGTATCTTATATCACCGCAGTGATTTTAAGAAAATTTTGCAGCCTGGTACTTACACTTATTTTGGCAAGCATTGGCAAGTCACAACCTATAACCTCAACCAACCAGAAGCTAAGATTGAAAACTTGGAACTATTGCTGCGAAATCACAGTTCAGAGTTACAGGAACATCTTGTAGTAGTAAGAACTGGATTCAATCAAGCAGCCTTAGTCCACTGGGGTCAAAATTGGGTTAGTGTTCCACCAAATCAACTCAGAGCTTTTTGGCGTGGTTTTATTGAGGTAGAAACTCACCTTTTTAACTTGAATGAAAGTTTGGCATTACCTGCTGAATTTGTGCAACAATTACGGGGAATTGCCTTGAATGGAATTAAGAAATTCCAAATTTCCGAGTATGAGATTGGTTTACTGTATGTGCAGAATAACTTTATACAGCCGCTAGAATCTGGTGAGTATGCTTTTTGGGCTACTGATCGAGATGTGACAGTACGAACTCTCAGCCGGATTGTCCCAAATCCAGATTTTCCTTTAGAAGAGGTGCTGATTGAACGACATCCTGAGTTTGTCGCGGCTTATTGTGAGACAGTGCAATTACAAAATCAACAAGTAGCGATCGCTCGTTATCAAGGTAAAGTAATTGCTATCCTCAAACCATGTAGTCGCAAACTATTTTGGCGGGGTATGGAAGTAGAAGTGATTGACATCAATACTGATGCAACATTACCACCACGTTTAATTGCTGAATTAGTTTCAGGTTTACCAGAAACTCTCACTTTGAGCCGTAATTGTTTGCATATCTGCGAAGTTCCAGCACAGTACCTTGGGCTACTGTATATCAATCAAGAGTTTCAAACACAATTGCAACCAGGAATGCACGTCTGGTGGGTGTTCGGGCGTTCTGTGCAAACACAAGTTTTTGATCTACGTCAGCAAACCTTAGAAGTATCTGGTCAAGATATTCTGTCTAAAGATAAGGTACCGTTACGCTTAAATTTAACTGCTGGATATCGCATCATCGACCCTCTGAGAGCCAAAAATGGGTTAGCGGATATTGTTGGCTACTTATACAAAGAGCTACAATTTGCTTTGCGTGGCGCAGTCGGCGAACGAACCTTAGATGCGTTACTAGAGGATAAAGGCGCGATTGATAATAGTATTTTTGAATACATCAGCCAAAGAACCGCTGACTATGGAATTGAAGTCGATTCGGTAGGGGTGAAAGATATTATTCTTCCTGGTGAAATTAAAACCATTTTGAGTAAAGTGGTAGAAGCGGAAAAAACCGCCCAAGCCAACGTAGTTCGTCGTCGTGAAGAAACGGCTGCAACTCGCAGTATGTTAAATACTGCCAGAGTTATGGAAGATAATCCCGTCGCATTGCGGTTAAAAGAACTAGAAATACTAGAACGAATTGCCGAGAAGATTGAAAAAATTCAAGTTAATGGTAGCTTGGATAGTATTCTGACAGAGTTGATTCGGATTAATCGGTAA